One genomic window of Malaciobacter molluscorum LMG 25693 includes the following:
- a CDS encoding NADH-quinone oxidoreductase subunit C, which yields MREYKDKKDVQQKSYFSDRFYVTPSIAKLDVSQDEIFENDIKYLTSNVNILKSYIEKEHLVIYINPVDNLKVAEILKNNLDYDMMMDISAIDYLASKGGFEIFYEFLSMRKHKRLRLKFFIQEKESINSVYGLFKMANWAEREMYDMYGIKILNHPNMKRILMPNDWQGHPLRKTYPLQGDEFAAWYEVDKIFGKEARDIIGPEIRDAAAIDRYDTTRFSRLGHEVPYGTEVTPNNEQKSSKEYVEEDGVAFIKKFKEDDTVILKERK from the coding sequence ATGAGAGAGTATAAAGATAAAAAAGATGTACAACAAAAATCTTATTTTAGTGATAGATTTTATGTAACTCCATCAATTGCTAAACTTGATGTTAGTCAAGATGAAATCTTTGAAAATGATATAAAATATTTAACTTCAAATGTAAATATTTTAAAAAGTTATATAGAAAAAGAGCATTTAGTAATATATATAAATCCAGTTGATAATTTGAAAGTAGCTGAAATCTTAAAAAATAATCTTGATTATGACATGATGATGGATATTTCGGCAATTGATTATTTAGCTTCAAAAGGTGGATTTGAAATTTTTTATGAATTTTTATCAATGCGTAAACACAAAAGATTGCGATTAAAATTTTTCATACAAGAAAAAGAATCAATTAATTCTGTTTATGGACTATTTAAAATGGCAAATTGGGCAGAACGAGAGATGTATGATATGTATGGAATAAAAATATTAAATCATCCAAATATGAAAAGAATTCTTATGCCTAATGATTGGCAAGGGCATCCTTTAAGAAAAACTTATCCTTTACAAGGAGATGAATTTGCAGCTTGGTATGAAGTAGATAAAATATTTGGAAAAGAAGCAAGAGATATTATAGGTCCTGAGATTAGAGATGCAGCTGCTATTGATAGATATGATACTACAAGGTTCTCAAGATTAGGTCATGAAGTTCCTTATGGTACTGAAGTTACACCAAATAATGAACAAAAAAGTTCAAAAGAGTATGTAGAAGAGGATGGAGTTGCTTTTATCAAAAAATTTAAAGAAGACGATACTGTTATATTAAAAGAGAGAAAATAG